AATAAAGCGCTGTTTTTCCGCGCCGATATCCTCAACCTGCATCGCCTGGACGAAGACGAACTGCAAGCGCTGGTTGAGCGCCTGGTGGAAAGCGAGCTGGACGACTACACCGACATCACCTCCTTGATCGGCATCGAATTTGACGACAATACGGCTTGGGGTCAGCTGACGATCCTGGAATTGAAGCTGCTGATTTATCTCGCCTTGCAGCAATTTGAAGAGGCGAAAGAGGCGGTGGAAATGTTCCTGCAGTACAACGACAACACGGTTGAGCGTGGCTTGTTCTACCAGGCCGTCAATGTGGTGCTGGAGATGAAGCTGGACGAAGACCTGGAACTGGAAGACTACGAGGCCAATTTCCGCCGGATGTTTGGCAACGAACGGATGGATGCAGCGATCGGATCGGTAGACGGCAGCGTCCGTTTCCATGGCTTGACGCCGACCAGCATGAAGCTGGAGGGGCTCGACAGGCACCTGCGGTTGATCGATAGCTACAAGAAACTGCACTCGGCACGGGCCAATGTAACCACTTTATCCCGTTGACTGTATTTCTGTAGGAGCCAAGCTTGCTGGCGAAGAACGGTCACGCGGTTAATCAGACCAACCGCGTCATCGTTTTTCGTCAGCAAGCTTGGCTCCTACAAAATGAGGCGCAAAAGAAAACCCCCGACCAGTCAAGAAGACCGATCGGAGGTTTCGAGGCTAAACCTTACAAGAAAGTCTAAGGTAACTCTCAGAACGGGATATCGTCATCAAAGCTGTCGAAATCCGGAGCCGGCTGAGGAGCGGCCTGCTGCTGTGGAGCCGGACGCGACTGTTGCGGTGCCGACTGCTGTGGACGCGGCGCCTGTTGGCGTGGAGCCGGGGCGGACTGCTGGTAGTTATTGCCCCCGCCTTGTTGGTCGCCCTGTTGCGGACGGCCGCCCAGCAGTTGCATGGTGCCTTGCATGTCGACCACGATTTCCGTGGTGTAACGCTTGATACCGTCTTTTTCCCACTCGCGGGTCTGCAGCTTGCCTTCGATGTACACCTGCGAACCTTTGCGCAGGTATTCGCCGGCAATTTCGGCAACCTTGCCGAACATCGACACACGGTGCCATTCGGTCTTCTCGACCTTCTGACCGGTT
The Pseudomonas lini DNA segment above includes these coding regions:
- a CDS encoding single-stranded DNA-binding protein; the protein is MARGVNKVILVGTCGQDPEVRYLPNGNAVTNLSLATSEQWTDKQTGQKVEKTEWHRVSMFGKVAEIAGEYLRKGSQVYIEGKLQTREWEKDGIKRYTTEIVVDMQGTMQLLGGRPQQGDQQGGGNNYQQSAPAPRQQAPRPQQSAPQQSRPAPQQQAAPQPAPDFDSFDDDIPF